One genomic segment of Natronospira proteinivora includes these proteins:
- a CDS encoding ABC transporter permease, translating to MEGIARRWARRRPLSGTVLAWLIALPVLLPLLLVSASLFAAETEVWVHLREQVLAEVIINTLWLVAGVAVGTALLGTALAWLVATCEFPGRRFFAWALLLPMAVPAYVMAFVLIGQLEYAGPVQTALRAWWGEDAGLLPIRSRGGVMIALVLVLYPYVYLIARNAFTTQGARALEVARSLGLSPWAGFFRVALPLARPWIAAGVMLAMMETLADFGTVAAFNYETFTTAIYKAWYDLQSIEAAMQLSSILVVVVLLVLVLEQLSRRRTRYTGTGAGVPRRFPLRGWHRAVATGLCGLTLMLAFVIPAIQLLFWAAGNLGDLDHRYWGLAGRSVGLAGMTAMLAVTLGLLLAYATRRSTGLWATMGARVATVGYAVPGPVLAVGLSLPLIWVSGWLQAGADWMLGEDAIIIALQGTVLGLVAAYIGRFLAVAHNPVQANLMRVSHTLDDAARGMGLGPLGVISRVHFPLVRGGLLTGAILVFVDVMKEMPITLMLRPFGWETLALRIYEMTAEGHWERAALPAVALVLVGLIPVIMLTRRLDAPSGPSHKPLPQSAREAVHAA from the coding sequence TGCTGGTCAGCGCCAGTCTGTTCGCGGCGGAAACCGAGGTATGGGTGCATCTACGCGAGCAGGTTCTGGCGGAGGTCATCATCAACACCCTCTGGCTGGTGGCGGGTGTGGCGGTGGGGACCGCTTTGCTGGGCACGGCCCTGGCCTGGTTGGTGGCCACCTGTGAATTTCCCGGCCGTCGCTTCTTTGCCTGGGCCTTGTTGCTGCCCATGGCGGTGCCGGCCTATGTGATGGCCTTCGTTCTGATCGGCCAGCTGGAGTATGCCGGTCCCGTGCAGACGGCTCTGAGGGCCTGGTGGGGTGAGGACGCCGGTCTGCTCCCCATTCGCTCCCGTGGCGGGGTGATGATTGCTCTGGTGCTGGTGCTCTATCCCTATGTCTATCTGATTGCTCGAAATGCCTTCACCACCCAGGGAGCCCGGGCCCTGGAAGTGGCCCGCTCATTGGGGTTGTCTCCCTGGGCCGGCTTTTTTCGGGTGGCACTGCCGCTGGCTCGTCCCTGGATCGCGGCCGGGGTGATGCTGGCCATGATGGAAACCCTCGCGGATTTCGGCACCGTGGCGGCCTTCAATTACGAAACCTTTACTACCGCAATATACAAGGCTTGGTACGACCTCCAGTCCATTGAGGCGGCCATGCAGCTTTCCTCCATTTTGGTAGTGGTGGTGCTGCTGGTCCTGGTGCTGGAGCAGCTTTCCCGGCGCCGGACCCGCTACACCGGGACCGGTGCCGGTGTGCCGCGGCGGTTTCCCCTGCGTGGCTGGCATCGTGCCGTTGCCACCGGCCTTTGTGGTCTGACCCTGATGCTGGCCTTTGTCATCCCGGCCATTCAGTTGCTGTTCTGGGCCGCGGGCAATTTGGGTGATCTTGATCATCGCTACTGGGGGCTGGCGGGCCGCTCGGTGGGCCTGGCCGGCATGACAGCCATGCTGGCGGTGACCCTGGGCTTGCTTCTGGCCTATGCCACGCGGCGATCCACCGGGCTCTGGGCCACCATGGGTGCCCGTGTCGCCACGGTCGGTTACGCGGTGCCCGGCCCGGTGTTGGCGGTGGGCTTGTCGCTGCCGCTGATCTGGGTGAGTGGCTGGCTGCAGGCGGGGGCTGACTGGATGCTGGGTGAGGACGCCATCATCATCGCCCTGCAGGGGACCGTACTGGGGCTGGTGGCCGCCTATATAGGGCGTTTCCTGGCCGTTGCCCATAACCCCGTCCAGGCCAATCTGATGCGGGTTTCCCATACCCTGGATGATGCCGCTCGTGGCATGGGGCTGGGGCCGCTGGGGGTTATTAGCCGGGTGCATTTCCCCCTGGTCCGGGGTGGCTTGTTGACGGGGGCCATTCTGGTTTTCGTGGATGTCATGAAGGAAATGCCCATCACGCTGATGTTGAGGCCCTTCGGCTGGGAAACATTGGCCTTGCGCATTTATGAAATGACGGCCGAGGGCCATTGGGAGCGGGCCGCCCTGCCGGCCGTGGCCCTGGTGCTGGTGGGGCTGATACCGGTTATCATGCTTACCCGGCGTCTGGATGCCCCCTCAGGGCCGTCCCACAAGCCGCTTCCTCAATCAGCCCGCGAGGCCGTTCATGCTGCTTGA